In one Andrena cerasifolii isolate SP2316 chromosome 2, iyAndCera1_principal, whole genome shotgun sequence genomic region, the following are encoded:
- the Asator gene encoding tau-tubulin kinase asator isoform X2 — MSSEDLLQPGHVVKERWKVVKKIGGGGFGEIYEGLDLMTREQVALKVESARQPKQVLKMEVAVLKKLQGKEHVCRFIGCGRNDRFNYVVMQLQGKNLAELRRAQPRGAFSLSTTLRLGLQILRAIESIHQVGFLHRDIKPSNFSIGRLPHNSRLVYMLDFGLARQFTTLTGDVRPPRSAAGFRGTVRYASVNAHKNKEMGRHDDLWSLFYMLVEFVNGQLPWRKIKDKEQVGLMKEKYDHRLLLKHLPSDLRVFLEHIQSLEYADKPDYVMLAGLFERCMKRRGVKTTDPYDWERPLMVNESLPTTKSLPTVTIPPVLTTATTINQPPVTPNVDTNNQENVEPDNRKELDAQMGYESILRRNKQHGVEGSPVPFTSTISNHGRDKNCNATIPTMDNTHQQTGQQTVVPPTTQGSPKKRRAVSMAAEPQTGVVTAEKPVDNEGDALMASARSASEVPRNKIGANAAAPLRKSASGATFARLRVTPASETTAGEPPSPRVQTEVDASYCSYDVTNPKYLGNQSPVTEQREPLKREPRRRSDGRQQTRASRAAIRDCSITQFAQIDDDNVSALQQVTKGGGGLTLASQWKSQFDDSEETDNEWKGENLQSPEHKGTTTLPTILPQSTVVSDAVTSAATSVPASVDAKTAVAQSASSVVSHHHTIIPTALSRISEDSPKPAAPHRCLNIAGIEKYPDLQGALPRAWSVPALAPHVRAYLEAPLVQQAAFDDLLYEVDVMRNIATRHDETRESPPPRRASVPAVAFPPANTTPSTPGGDEEEEAAVAGRLEIRVVDATGGATVVQTTADREPLQRKMINGTADSPASPNLGLEEPSIYDDAVENRAPVDTAAQKENSTTTASTAIPNIVPLREYKDNKEKEAPCRTYNTVSKIPIPVKSPRCSLSESTPETNTQNTRTAVGNEIEKSSTPVAITREKDTMHLEPLALRRCATLPDARPIFSPLSSANSTEDENLTGCTPALRRRRQSEKYVTDVSQLNLRFQRPQRRSRPNSEVLSRLSRRGIPLHLLGIAAKQTEESSDNDSDSTGPQNAQPPPPPTSLPPHIAENNARCRRFRPIPDATIASRES; from the exons ATGTCGAGCGAGGATCTCCTACAGCCTGGCCATGTGGTCAAAGAACGCTGGAAAGTT gtaaaaaaaataggaggCGGCGGATTTGGCGAGATATACGAAGGCCTAGATTTAATGACCAGGGAACAAGTCGCATTAAAAGTCGAATCCGCTCGTCAACCGAAGCAAGTTCTCAAGATGGAGGTAGCGGTATTGAAGAAACTTCAAG GGAAGGAACACGTGTGCCGGTTCATCGGTTGCGGTCGCAACGATCGCTTTAATTATGTTGTCATGCAGTTGCAAGGGAAAAATTTGGCCGAGTTGCGACGTGCTCAGCCGCGGGGTGCTTTCTCTTTGTCCACTACGCTTCGTTTAGGACTTCAGATACTTAGAGCGATAGAGAGTATACATCAAGTAGGCTTTCTTCACAGAGACATTAAACCG TCAAATTTTTCAATCGGTCGACTTCCGCACAACTCGAGGCTGGTGTATATGCTGGACTTCGGTCTAGCTCGTCAATTTACCACGCTCACCGGCGACGTTAGACCACCTCGCAGTGCAGCAGGATTCAGAGGAACCGTCCGGTATGCATCCGTGAATGCACACAAAAACAAAGAAATGGGCAGGCACGATGATCTGTGGTCGCTGTTTTACATGCTGGTAGAATTTGTCAATGGCCAACTTCCATGGAGGAAAATCAAGGATAAAGAGCAG GTGGGCCTGATGAAAGAGAAGTACGATCATCGGTTACTCTTGAAGCATCTTCCATCGGACCTTCGAGTATTTCTGGAACATATTCAG AGTTTGGAATACGCGGATAAACCGGATTACGTGATGCTTGCTGGCTTATTCGAGCGATGTATGAAACGTAGGGGCGTGAAAACCACCGATCCTTATGATTGGGAGAGGCCGTTGATGGTGAACGAGAGCTTACCAACTACCAAATCTCTACCTACGGTCACTATACCTCCGGTATTGACCACCGCAACTACAATCAATCAGCCACCGGTCACGCCAAACGTCGACACGAACAACCAAGAAAACGTCGAACCCGACAACAGGAAGGAATTGGAC GCACAAATGGGTTACGAAAGCATACTTAGAAGAAACAAACAACACGGAGTGGAGGGATCCCCGGTGCCGTTTACATCAACTATTAGCAATCATGGCCGAGATAAGAACTGCAACGCTACAATACCTACGATGGACAATACTCATCAACAAACCGGACAGCAGACTGTTGTTCCACCCACTACTCAAG GTTCGCCTAAAAAAAGGCGCGCGGTCTCGATGGCTGCGGAACCACAGACGGGCGTGGTGACAGCGGAAAAGCCGGTAGACAACGAGGGAGATGCATTAATGGCATCGGCCCGTTCCGCGTCAGAAGTTCCTCGTAATAAAATTGGAGCGAACGCGGCAGCGCCATTGAGAAAATCGGCAAGCGGCGCAACATTTGCTCGATTACGCGTTACACCCGCATCCGAAACAACGGCCGGCGAACCACCCAGTCCTCGAGTGCAGACTGAAGTCGACGCTTCTTACTGCTCCTACGACGTCACTAATCCGAAATACCTCGGCAATCAGAGCCCT GTCACAGAACAGCGAGAACCACTGAAACGGGAGCCACGACGAAGATCGGACGGCCGGCAGCAGACAAGAGCTAGTCGTGCCGCGATAAGAGACTGCTCCATCACTCAGTTCGCGCAGATAGACGACGACAATGTATCCGCGTTGCAACAAGTGACCAAAGGTGGAGGTGGCTTGACACTGGCCTCACAATGGAAATCACAATTCGATGATTCCGAAGAGACTGACAATGAATGGAAAGGGGAGAACCTGCAGAGTCCTGAGCACAAAGGGACGACCACCTTGCCAACTATACTTCCGCAG TCGACAGTTGTGAGTGATGCTGTGACTTCAGCCGCAACCTCAGTGCCTGCGTCCGTCGATGCGAAAACGGCGGTGGCTCAATCGGCCTCTTCGGTTGTGTCTCATCACCATACCATAATACCGACTGCCCTATCTCGAATAAGCGAAGACTCTCCGAAACCGGCTGCTCCTCACAGGTGTTTGAACATTGCTGGTATTGAAAAGTATCCGGATCTTCAAGGAGCGCTTCCACGCGCTTGGAGTGTTCCGGCCTTGGCACCGCATGTCCGCGCTTACCTCGAAGCACCGTTG GTTCAGCAAGCCGCGTTCGACGATTTGTTATACGAAGTTGATGTAATGAGAAATATCGCAACGCGTCACGACGAAACCAGAGAGAGCCCTCCGCCGCGACGAGCAAGTGTACCGGCAGTTGCCTTCCCGCCAGCCAACACGACGCCCAGTACACCCGGAGGagacgaagaagaggaagcgGCGGTAGCAGGAAGATTGGAGATCAGGGTGGTAGATGCGACCGGCGGTGCCACCGTTGTACAAACCACCGCTGATAGAGAACCGTTGCAAA GGAAAATGATAAACGGTACGGCGGATAGTCCAGCTAGTCCTAATCTAGGATTGGAAGAACCATCCATATACGATGATGCTGTTGAAAATCGGGCACCTGTCGACACTGCCGCGCAGAAGGAGAACAGTACTACCACTGCCTCGACTGCTATACCGAATATAGTACCGCTTCGTGAATATAAGGacaataaagaaaaagaagCTCCTTGCAGGACATATAACACTGTCAGTAAAATACCGATTCCGGTTAAAAGTCCTAGATGTTCGCTATCAGAATCAACTCCAGAAACCAATACTCAGAATACCAGGACTGCCGTTGGAAACGAAATAGAAAAATCGTCCACGCCAGTGGCTATAACCAGGGAAAAAGATACTA TGCACTTGGAACCGCTGGCACTACGACGCTGCGCGACTTTGCCCGACGCACGACCAATCTTTTCACCTTTATCGTCGGCTAATTCGACAGAAGATGAAAATTTAACTGGATGCACTCCTGCGTTACGTCGTCGACGTCAAAGCGAGAAATACGTAACGGATGTTAGTCAACTAAATCTGCGATTCCAAAGACCACAGCGCAGAAGTAGACCGAATTCTGAAGTATTGTCTAGACTTTCTCGCAGAGGCATACCTTTGCATCTTTTGGGAATAGCGGCCAAGCAAACCGAAGAAAGCAGTGACAATGACTCCGATAGCACCGGCCCACAAAATGCTCAACCTCCACCACCTCCTACGTCTTTACCACCTCATATCGCGGAAAACAACGCCAG GTGCCGTAGATTTCGCCCCATACCAGACGCGACAATAGCCAGCAGAGAATCGTGA
- the Asator gene encoding tau-tubulin kinase asator isoform X4, with amino-acid sequence MSSEDLLQPGHVVKERWKVVKKIGGGGFGEIYEGLDLMTREQVALKVESARQPKQVLKMEVAVLKKLQGKEHVCRFIGCGRNDRFNYVVMQLQGKNLAELRRAQPRGAFSLSTTLRLGLQILRAIESIHQVGFLHRDIKPSNFSIGRLPHNSRLVYMLDFGLARQFTTLTGDVRPPRSAAGFRGTVRYASVNAHKNKEMGRHDDLWSLFYMLVEFVNGQLPWRKIKDKEQVGLMKEKYDHRLLLKHLPSDLRVFLEHIQSLEYADKPDYVMLAGLFERCMKRRGVKTTDPYDWERPLMVNESLPTTKSLPTVTIPPVLTTATTINQPPVTPNVDTNNQENVEPDNRKELDAQMGYESILRRNKQHGVEGSPVPFTSTISNHGRDKNCNATIPTMDNTHQQTGQQTVVPPTTQGSPKKRRAVSMAAEPQTGVVTAEKPVDNEGDALMASARSASEVPRNKIGANAAAPLRKSASGATFARLRVTPASETTAGEPPSPRVQTEVDASYCSYDVTNPKYLGNQSPVTEQREPLKREPRRRSDGRQQTRASRAAIRDCSITQFAQIDDDNVSALQQVTKGGGGLTLASQWKSQFDDSEETDNEWKGENLQSPEHKGTTTLPTILPQSTVVSDAVTSAATSVPASVDAKTAVAQSASSVVSHHHTIIPTALSRISEDSPKPAAPHRCLNIAGIEKYPDLQGALPRAWSVPALAPHVRAYLEAPLVQQAAFDDLLYEVDVMRNIATRHDETRESPPPRRASVPAVAFPPANTTPSTPGGDEEEEAAVAGRLEIRVVDATGGATVVQTTADREPLQTIKGKPLTVHLEPLALRRCATLPDARPIFSPLSSANSTEDENLTGCTPALRRRRQSEKYVTDVSQLNLRFQRPQRRSRPNSEVLSRLSRRGIPLHLLGIAAKQTEESSDNDSDSTGPQNAQPPPPPTSLPPHIAENNARCRRFRPIPDATIASRES; translated from the exons ATGTCGAGCGAGGATCTCCTACAGCCTGGCCATGTGGTCAAAGAACGCTGGAAAGTT gtaaaaaaaataggaggCGGCGGATTTGGCGAGATATACGAAGGCCTAGATTTAATGACCAGGGAACAAGTCGCATTAAAAGTCGAATCCGCTCGTCAACCGAAGCAAGTTCTCAAGATGGAGGTAGCGGTATTGAAGAAACTTCAAG GGAAGGAACACGTGTGCCGGTTCATCGGTTGCGGTCGCAACGATCGCTTTAATTATGTTGTCATGCAGTTGCAAGGGAAAAATTTGGCCGAGTTGCGACGTGCTCAGCCGCGGGGTGCTTTCTCTTTGTCCACTACGCTTCGTTTAGGACTTCAGATACTTAGAGCGATAGAGAGTATACATCAAGTAGGCTTTCTTCACAGAGACATTAAACCG TCAAATTTTTCAATCGGTCGACTTCCGCACAACTCGAGGCTGGTGTATATGCTGGACTTCGGTCTAGCTCGTCAATTTACCACGCTCACCGGCGACGTTAGACCACCTCGCAGTGCAGCAGGATTCAGAGGAACCGTCCGGTATGCATCCGTGAATGCACACAAAAACAAAGAAATGGGCAGGCACGATGATCTGTGGTCGCTGTTTTACATGCTGGTAGAATTTGTCAATGGCCAACTTCCATGGAGGAAAATCAAGGATAAAGAGCAG GTGGGCCTGATGAAAGAGAAGTACGATCATCGGTTACTCTTGAAGCATCTTCCATCGGACCTTCGAGTATTTCTGGAACATATTCAG AGTTTGGAATACGCGGATAAACCGGATTACGTGATGCTTGCTGGCTTATTCGAGCGATGTATGAAACGTAGGGGCGTGAAAACCACCGATCCTTATGATTGGGAGAGGCCGTTGATGGTGAACGAGAGCTTACCAACTACCAAATCTCTACCTACGGTCACTATACCTCCGGTATTGACCACCGCAACTACAATCAATCAGCCACCGGTCACGCCAAACGTCGACACGAACAACCAAGAAAACGTCGAACCCGACAACAGGAAGGAATTGGAC GCACAAATGGGTTACGAAAGCATACTTAGAAGAAACAAACAACACGGAGTGGAGGGATCCCCGGTGCCGTTTACATCAACTATTAGCAATCATGGCCGAGATAAGAACTGCAACGCTACAATACCTACGATGGACAATACTCATCAACAAACCGGACAGCAGACTGTTGTTCCACCCACTACTCAAG GTTCGCCTAAAAAAAGGCGCGCGGTCTCGATGGCTGCGGAACCACAGACGGGCGTGGTGACAGCGGAAAAGCCGGTAGACAACGAGGGAGATGCATTAATGGCATCGGCCCGTTCCGCGTCAGAAGTTCCTCGTAATAAAATTGGAGCGAACGCGGCAGCGCCATTGAGAAAATCGGCAAGCGGCGCAACATTTGCTCGATTACGCGTTACACCCGCATCCGAAACAACGGCCGGCGAACCACCCAGTCCTCGAGTGCAGACTGAAGTCGACGCTTCTTACTGCTCCTACGACGTCACTAATCCGAAATACCTCGGCAATCAGAGCCCT GTCACAGAACAGCGAGAACCACTGAAACGGGAGCCACGACGAAGATCGGACGGCCGGCAGCAGACAAGAGCTAGTCGTGCCGCGATAAGAGACTGCTCCATCACTCAGTTCGCGCAGATAGACGACGACAATGTATCCGCGTTGCAACAAGTGACCAAAGGTGGAGGTGGCTTGACACTGGCCTCACAATGGAAATCACAATTCGATGATTCCGAAGAGACTGACAATGAATGGAAAGGGGAGAACCTGCAGAGTCCTGAGCACAAAGGGACGACCACCTTGCCAACTATACTTCCGCAG TCGACAGTTGTGAGTGATGCTGTGACTTCAGCCGCAACCTCAGTGCCTGCGTCCGTCGATGCGAAAACGGCGGTGGCTCAATCGGCCTCTTCGGTTGTGTCTCATCACCATACCATAATACCGACTGCCCTATCTCGAATAAGCGAAGACTCTCCGAAACCGGCTGCTCCTCACAGGTGTTTGAACATTGCTGGTATTGAAAAGTATCCGGATCTTCAAGGAGCGCTTCCACGCGCTTGGAGTGTTCCGGCCTTGGCACCGCATGTCCGCGCTTACCTCGAAGCACCGTTG GTTCAGCAAGCCGCGTTCGACGATTTGTTATACGAAGTTGATGTAATGAGAAATATCGCAACGCGTCACGACGAAACCAGAGAGAGCCCTCCGCCGCGACGAGCAAGTGTACCGGCAGTTGCCTTCCCGCCAGCCAACACGACGCCCAGTACACCCGGAGGagacgaagaagaggaagcgGCGGTAGCAGGAAGATTGGAGATCAGGGTGGTAGATGCGACCGGCGGTGCCACCGTTGTACAAACCACCGCTGATAGAGAACCGTTGCAAA CTATTAAAGGCAAACCCTTGACAGTGCACTTGGAACCGCTGGCACTACGACGCTGCGCGACTTTGCCCGACGCACGACCAATCTTTTCACCTTTATCGTCGGCTAATTCGACAGAAGATGAAAATTTAACTGGATGCACTCCTGCGTTACGTCGTCGACGTCAAAGCGAGAAATACGTAACGGATGTTAGTCAACTAAATCTGCGATTCCAAAGACCACAGCGCAGAAGTAGACCGAATTCTGAAGTATTGTCTAGACTTTCTCGCAGAGGCATACCTTTGCATCTTTTGGGAATAGCGGCCAAGCAAACCGAAGAAAGCAGTGACAATGACTCCGATAGCACCGGCCCACAAAATGCTCAACCTCCACCACCTCCTACGTCTTTACCACCTCATATCGCGGAAAACAACGCCAG GTGCCGTAGATTTCGCCCCATACCAGACGCGACAATAGCCAGCAGAGAATCGTGA